The following coding sequences lie in one Vitis vinifera cultivar Pinot Noir 40024 chromosome 19, ASM3070453v1 genomic window:
- the LOC100243967 gene encoding photosystem II 10 kDa polypeptide, chloroplastic: MAASVMSSLSLKPSPFSVERRAVRGLPSLARSSSSFRVEASGGKKIKTDKPYGIGGGMKLSDGLDASGRKGKGKGVYQFVDKYGANVDGYSPIYSPDEWSPGGDVYVGGTTGLLIWAVTLAGLLLGGALLVYNTSALAQ, from the exons ATGGCAGCCTCAGTGATGAGCTCATTGAGCTTGAAACCATCTCCTTTCAGTGTTGAGAGGAGAGCAGTCAGAGGCCTGCCTTCTCTTGCCAGAAGCTCCTCTTCTTTCAGGGTTGAGGCCAGTGGTGGCAAGAAGATCAAAACTGACAAGCCTTATG GAATTGGAGGTGGCATGAAATTGTCTGATGGACTTGACGCATCTGGCAGAAAGGGCAAG GGAAAGGGAGTCTACCAATTCGTCGATAAATACGGTGCCAACGTGGATGGATACag TCCAATCTACAGTCCTGACGAATGGTCTCCAGGTGGTGATGTGTATGTTGGTG GTACCACAGGATTATTGATTTGGGCAGTGACCCTAGCAGGGCTTCTACTTGGGGGTGCTCTTCTTGTGTACAACACAAGTGCTTTGGCACAGTAG